Proteins encoded within one genomic window of bacterium:
- a CDS encoding M14 family zinc carboxypeptidase: MTARCGDKRTRGFLLMGCALMLAVGLPAQTPPAITSPAGFLGFTPGEDFRLADAGTILAYFRLLDRQSPRLQVQRLGQTTQGRTFWMAVISSPENLANQETLIQLQAQLADPREMVPAQARRLMRDARAVVCIACSIHPIEIGPAQMSMNLAYHLVSDNSEETRTILDRVILLLIPTHNPDGLDAVVEWYKKYRDTPFAGGPVPFLDHPYAGHDINRDWVVLSQKETRLTVEKVYSVWHPHVVFDLHQMGYTGPRMFLPPYRDPSDDNISPLLQAQTNALGTAIAAEMTAAGMAGVAHAFYFDAFASSRAYVYYHGGIRLLGEIASARLATPLTLTPSDLAGDSEIAPLRRSWQQPLPWKGGVWRLGHIVEYAEQASRALLSLAARDREGWLERSWKVQSDAVLPGDDREVFILPPRPFDAHAQYDLLSLLQTGQVEVYQARSKVAVAGTLYPEESYLIPTDQPNGAYVRTLLQTRLYVNRSGTETPYDVSSYNLAYAFGVKVLEGRGEILGDFEKVGRLPFPVSGVNDLPEHTGFFLDYRTQAANRVVNRLLAAGVPVFWLKELQRTAREVWPVGSCWIVTDSLKLLQDLSRIYHVTFTAGKLRAPQPAWRLRTPRIGLYTSYLAESDEGWTRYVLETNEFHYDRIINPTVQRGDLRRQYDVIILPSQPAADILEGAQPGQMPELFGGGIGASGNQELRRFVESGGTLIALNQACGVPLRWDLPVRDVTASLSQQELFVPGAFLRATFQGGHPLGYGLPTDLNIFNHFSPAFVVESGEAVLVYPNERLLQDGFARGEGLLIGRAALAWVPRGEGHVELVGFRPQFRAETRATFKALFNGLLLSAASEAVCP; the protein is encoded by the coding sequence ATGACAGCCCGGTGCGGGGATAAAAGGACGCGAGGTTTTTTGCTGATGGGCTGCGCGCTGATGCTGGCCGTAGGCCTGCCGGCGCAGACGCCACCAGCTATCACCTCGCCCGCCGGCTTTCTCGGTTTCACACCGGGAGAGGATTTCCGCCTGGCGGATGCCGGTACCATTCTGGCCTATTTCCGGCTGTTGGATCGCCAGAGTCCTCGCCTGCAAGTGCAGCGCCTGGGGCAGACCACGCAAGGCCGGACCTTCTGGATGGCGGTGATCTCCTCACCCGAGAATCTGGCGAATCAGGAGACCTTGATCCAGTTGCAAGCGCAGCTGGCCGATCCGCGGGAGATGGTTCCGGCCCAGGCGCGCCGGCTGATGCGCGATGCCCGCGCCGTTGTTTGCATCGCCTGCTCGATCCATCCCATCGAGATTGGTCCGGCGCAAATGTCCATGAATCTGGCTTACCATCTGGTTTCGGATAACTCGGAGGAGACGCGCACCATCCTCGACCGCGTCATTCTCCTGCTCATCCCGACGCACAACCCGGACGGACTCGATGCCGTCGTCGAGTGGTATAAAAAGTACCGGGATACGCCTTTCGCCGGCGGGCCTGTCCCCTTCCTGGACCATCCCTACGCGGGGCATGACATCAACCGCGATTGGGTGGTACTCAGCCAGAAAGAGACGCGGCTGACGGTCGAGAAGGTCTATAGCGTCTGGCACCCTCACGTGGTTTTCGATCTGCACCAGATGGGATACACCGGCCCGCGGATGTTTCTACCGCCCTACCGTGATCCCTCCGATGACAACATTTCGCCGCTCCTCCAGGCGCAGACCAACGCCCTGGGCACCGCAATAGCGGCGGAGATGACCGCAGCGGGGATGGCAGGCGTCGCACATGCGTTTTACTTCGATGCCTTTGCCTCGAGCCGCGCCTATGTCTATTACCACGGCGGCATCCGGCTGCTCGGCGAGATCGCTTCCGCTCGGCTCGCCACGCCGTTGACCCTCACGCCCAGCGATCTAGCGGGTGACAGTGAAATTGCCCCGCTCCGGCGTTCCTGGCAGCAGCCGCTTCCCTGGAAGGGAGGGGTCTGGCGGCTCGGTCATATCGTTGAATACGCGGAGCAAGCCAGCAGGGCTCTCCTCAGCCTAGCTGCTCGCGACCGCGAAGGCTGGTTGGAACGGAGCTGGAAGGTTCAGAGCGATGCCGTCCTGCCCGGAGATGATCGTGAAGTCTTCATCCTACCGCCGCGCCCATTTGATGCGCATGCGCAGTATGATCTGCTCTCGCTGCTGCAGACAGGGCAGGTGGAAGTGTATCAGGCGCGTAGCAAGGTGGCGGTCGCCGGCACCCTTTACCCGGAGGAGAGTTACCTGATTCCGACCGATCAGCCCAATGGTGCTTATGTGCGCACCCTGCTGCAGACGCGGCTCTATGTCAATCGGTCCGGCACCGAAACGCCTTACGATGTCAGCAGTTACAACCTTGCCTATGCCTTTGGCGTCAAAGTGCTCGAAGGACGCGGCGAGATTCTGGGCGATTTCGAAAAGGTGGGCAGGCTTCCCTTTCCGGTCTCGGGGGTGAACGACCTGCCGGAACACACCGGTTTTTTTCTCGATTATCGCACCCAGGCCGCCAATCGGGTGGTAAACCGCCTGCTTGCAGCAGGGGTTCCGGTTTTCTGGCTCAAGGAGCTGCAGCGCACCGCTAGGGAGGTCTGGCCTGTGGGCAGTTGCTGGATCGTGACGGATTCGCTCAAATTGCTGCAGGACCTCTCGCGCATCTATCATGTCACCTTTACGGCCGGCAAGCTGCGCGCGCCACAACCGGCCTGGCGGCTGCGGACGCCGCGCATCGGTCTGTACACCAGCTATCTGGCCGAGAGCGATGAGGGTTGGACTCGCTACGTCCTGGAAACCAATGAATTTCACTATGACCGCATCATCAATCCGACCGTGCAGCGCGGTGATTTGCGCCGGCAGTATGATGTGATCATCCTGCCCTCTCAGCCGGCGGCCGATATCCTCGAGGGTGCGCAGCCAGGACAAATGCCCGAGCTGTTCGGCGGGGGAATTGGCGCCTCCGGAAATCAGGAACTGCGCCGGTTCGTGGAGAGTGGTGGCACCCTGATCGCGCTTAATCAGGCGTGCGGTGTGCCGCTGAGGTGGGATCTCCCGGTGCGGGATGTCACGGCCAGTCTAAGTCAACAGGAGCTTTTTGTGCCGGGTGCGTTCCTGCGTGCGACCTTTCAAGGGGGACATCCGCTGGGGTACGGCCTGCCGACCGATCTGAATATCTTTAATCATTTTAGTCCTGCTTTTGTGGTGGAAAGCGGTGAAGCCGTGCTGGTCTACCCCAACGAGCGTCTGTTGCAGGATGGGTTTGCCCGGGGTGAGGGACTGCTTATCGGCCGGGCGGCATTGGCGTGGGTGCCCCGGGGAGAGGGGCATGTCGAACTGGTGGGTTTCCGTCCCCAGTTCCGTGCCGAAACCCGCGCCACTTTCAAGGCGCTCTTCAACGGCCTGCTGCTCAGCGCAGCCAGCGAGGCCGTCTGTCCCTGA
- a CDS encoding STAS domain-containing protein: MALSEVMHGDVAVLELKGKLMGGPETVEIHDKVKQLIGQGAKKVVADVNKVTWMNSTGLGALIGAMSSLRNAGGDLKLARITENVENLFVITKLVTIFDTFDSVEEAVTAFK, encoded by the coding sequence ATGGCGTTAAGTGAAGTCATGCACGGAGATGTCGCAGTTCTCGAACTCAAGGGCAAACTGATGGGAGGTCCCGAGACGGTTGAAATTCATGATAAGGTCAAACAGCTGATCGGTCAGGGCGCCAAAAAGGTGGTCGCCGATGTCAATAAAGTGACCTGGATGAACAGCACCGGACTGGGTGCGCTGATCGGCGCGATGAGTTCGCTCCGTAATGCCGGCGGCGATCTGAAACTGGCCCGTATCACCGAGAATGTCGAAAATCTTTTTGTGATCACCAAGCTGGTCACGATATTTGATACCTTTGATAGCGTGGAAGAGGCTGTCACGGCATTCAAATAG